Within Metabacillus sp. KUDC1714, the genomic segment CTTGTATTTGAAATGGTCAAGGATATTGAGCCTGAAGAATATTCGACTGAATTCATTAAAAATGGATCAGAAGAAAAGGACTATCATATTTTGTCGTTGGCACCAGAGTATGTACGTGGTTTAACAAGAAAAGAACGACAATTAAAACAGCTCTTATTTATGGCTCTTGATCAATTACAAGGGACGAAAAATGCAGCAGAGGTAAAGTACTGGTACACTGAATGGAACCCAACGAAGTATGGTGACATTCAAGAAAGAGAATTTAATGAAGTATGGCAAAAGCTATATGAAGAAACATTGAATGGATGGTCTCATAAGCATATTCAACTTTGTGAACGCTTAATTAAGGGACAACCCTTCTTTGAAAAGCTCTGGGATATGGAGCATGAATCAAAGGTTAACTAGTGTGGACAAGCTAAGAAACCATATAAAAAAGACGATGTGAGCTGAATGTTGATTAACGTTCAGCTCACATCGTTTTTAATGTAGGATATAGTTGAAGGACTTATGAAAGAGAAATCATGATGATAAAGTTTTGGGGGCAGTTGTAAAAAATAGTTCCTATCTTAAGTTGAGATAGGAACTATAATGATCTGATATTTCTTTAGGCTGTTATATTGTTATGTCATTATTTCCTTTTTCGACCTAATCCCATAGCATTTTCCATTTTTCTCACCATTTTATTTGCAACAGCATTCGCTTTTTCAGCACCTTGGTCTAATATTCGGTCCAATTCATCA encodes:
- a CDS encoding YjbA family protein, with the protein product MLFLHDVWVNWFEGEENGYNVCHFHEWRKDDSVELLDQVPLLKVNSLLFDYIENNLSELPPGLLKDIFQKAYIRKNHERIQLDYCFIVTDGIGILAVDTIGYTIPIRKSRIIPRQEQLVFEMVKDIEPEEYSTEFIKNGSEEKDYHILSLAPEYVRGLTRKERQLKQLLFMALDQLQGTKNAAEVKYWYTEWNPTKYGDIQEREFNEVWQKLYEETLNGWSHKHIQLCERLIKGQPFFEKLWDMEHESKVN